A stretch of Gallus gallus isolate bGalGal1 chromosome 2, bGalGal1.mat.broiler.GRCg7b, whole genome shotgun sequence DNA encodes these proteins:
- the STMN2 gene encoding stathmin-2 has translation MAKTAMAYKEKMKELSMLSLICSCFYPEPRNMNIYKYDDMEVKQINKRASGQAFELILKPPSPVSEAPRTLASPKKKELSLEEIQKKLEAAEERRKSQEAQVLKHLAEKREHEREVLQKALEENNNFSKMAEEKLILKMEQIKENREANLAALIERLQEKERHAAEVRRNKELQVELSG, from the exons CTTACAAGGAAAAGATGAAGGAGCTGTCCATGCTCTCCCTGATCTGCTCCTGTTTTTATCCTGAACCTCGCAACATGAACATCTATAAATATGATG ACATGGAAGTTAAACAAATCAACAAACGTGCCTCAGGCCAGGCCTTTGAACTGATCCTAAAGCCACCATCCCCAGTCTCGGAAGCACCACGAACTTTAGCCTCTCCAAAGAAGAAAGAGCTCTCCCTTGAGGAGATCCAGAAAAAGCTGGAGGCTGccgaggagaggagaaag TCCCAGGAGGCCCAGGTGCTGAAACATCTGGCGGAGAAGAGGGAACATGAGCGAGAGGTGCTTCAGAAAGCTCTGGAGGAGAACAATAACTTCAGCAAAATGGCAGAGGAAAAGCTGATACTGAAAATGGAACAGATCAAAGAAAACCGTGAAGCTAATCTAGCTGCTCTTATTGAACGTCTCCAAGAAAAG GAGAGGCATGCTGCAGAGGTCCGTAGAAACAAGGAGCTCCAGGTGGAACTGTCTGGCTGA